From a region of the Solanum stenotomum isolate F172 chromosome 2, ASM1918654v1, whole genome shotgun sequence genome:
- the LOC125854265 gene encoding stress protein DDR48-like, giving the protein MAEEKKHHFGGLFHHHKNEEEDTPVEKTTYEETTYGESEKTSTYGEKTSYGDDTYGEKTTTFGDDNKYGEKTSYGDDTYGEKPTSYGGDNTYGEKTSYGKGDDNKYGEKTSYGEGDDNKYGEKTSYGDSGYGEKPSYGGGDDNKYGEKTSYGNEEGGYGGGVGETTNYEENESETKTSEDYKEEKKHHKHLEEIGGLGAVAAGAFALHEKHKAEKDPENAHKHKIEEEIAAVAAIGAGGFAFHEHHEKKEAKEEEEEAEGKKKHHFFN; this is encoded by the exons ATGGCTGAAGAGAAGAAACATCACTTTGGTGGTCTCTTCCACCACCACAAGAACGAGGAGGAAGACACCCCCGTTGAGAAAACTACATATGAAGAAACAACCTATGGAGAGAGTGAAAAAACTAGCACCTATGGTGAGAAAACTAGTTATGGTGATGATACATATGGCGAAAAAACTACCACATTCGGAGATGACAACAAATATGGTGAGAAAACTAGTTATGGTGATGATACATATGGTGAAAAACCTACCTCCTACGGAGGAGATAATACATATGGTGAGAAAACAAGTTATGGTAAGGGAGATGACAACAAGTATGGAGAGAAAACTAGTTATGGTGAGGGAGATGACAACAAGTATGGAGAGAAAACTAGTTATGGAGATAGCGGATACGGAGAGAAACCTAGTTATGGTGGGGGAGATGACAACAAATATGGTGAGAAAACAAGTTATGGTAATGAGGAAGGTGGCTATGGTGGAGGAGTTGGTGAGACTACTAATTATGAAGAGAATGAAAGTGAAACCAAAACTTCTGAGGATTATAAGGAAGAGAAGAAACACCACAAGCATCTTGAAGAAATTGGGGGACTCGGAGCTGTTGCTGCTGGTGCCTTTGCTTTG CATGAGAAGCACAAGGCAGAGAAAGACCCAGAGAATGCACACAAGCACAAGATAGAGGAAGAAATAGCAGCCGTTGCTGCAATTGGTGCTGGTGGATTTGCATTCCATGAACATCATGAGAAGAAggaagcaaaggaagaagaggaggaagctGAGGGAAAGAAGAAGCATCATTTCTTCAATTAA